A genomic region of Xanthomonas fragariae contains the following coding sequences:
- the tssB gene encoding type VI secretion system contractile sheath small subunit, translating to MAKKESIQKRLQKIRPPRVQLTYDVEKGDAIEQKELPFVVGVLGDFSGNPEQPLAKVKDRKFVNVDLDNFDEVMEAMAPRAVYRVPNKISDAGGEFGVELKFKSIDDFRPEAVVDQVEPLRKLLESRTKLADLRNKLAGNEKLEDLLTDVLNNTEQLKKLGREKEK from the coding sequence ATGGCTAAGAAGGAAAGCATCCAGAAACGTCTGCAGAAGATTCGGCCGCCGCGCGTGCAACTGACCTACGACGTGGAAAAGGGTGACGCGATCGAACAGAAGGAACTGCCGTTCGTGGTAGGCGTGCTTGGGGATTTCAGCGGCAATCCCGAACAGCCCCTGGCCAAGGTCAAGGACCGCAAATTCGTCAACGTCGACCTCGACAACTTCGACGAGGTGATGGAGGCAATGGCGCCGCGCGCGGTTTACCGCGTGCCGAACAAGATCAGCGATGCCGGGGGCGAGTTCGGCGTCGAACTCAAGTTCAAGTCGATCGACGACTTCCGTCCCGAGGCTGTGGTCGATCAGGTGGAACCGCTGCGCAAGCTGCTCGAATCGCGCACCAAGCTGGCCGACCTGCGCAACAAGCTGGCCGGCAACGAGAAGCTCGAAGACCTGCTAACGGACGTGTTGAACAACACCGAACAGCTGAAGAAGCTGGGTCGGGAAAAGGAGAAGTAA
- a CDS encoding tetratricopeptide repeat protein gives MMTVVKGLVTFRTMFALVLLSALVGCASAPKKAPPPSSFDATMSRAEAEVTSGGAEQALKTFEDAGRADPTRKEPWVRIAQLQFDRANYARAIVAAQEVLQRDPDDLVADGVLTVAGFRIANQSLQRLQNRGALASGTARKEAETLASTLRATMGDDILQPEEPKKRKPVRNTRRAAPPAAKDAAPPKETPNASADPFQNLGGN, from the coding sequence ATGATGACGGTAGTCAAGGGGCTGGTCACATTCCGGACGATGTTCGCACTCGTTCTGCTCTCCGCCCTCGTCGGTTGCGCTTCCGCGCCGAAGAAGGCTCCGCCCCCGTCGTCGTTCGACGCCACGATGTCGCGCGCCGAAGCCGAAGTCACTAGCGGCGGGGCCGAGCAGGCTCTGAAAACCTTCGAAGACGCCGGCCGCGCCGACCCTACCCGCAAGGAGCCGTGGGTGCGTATCGCGCAATTGCAGTTCGACCGCGCCAATTACGCGCGTGCCATCGTCGCGGCGCAGGAAGTGCTACAGCGCGATCCCGACGACCTTGTCGCCGATGGCGTGCTGACTGTCGCAGGCTTCCGTATCGCCAACCAGTCGCTGCAGCGTCTACAGAACCGCGGTGCGCTGGCTTCGGGCACAGCTCGCAAGGAGGCCGAGACGCTGGCTAGCACGCTGCGCGCGACTATGGGCGACGATATCCTTCAGCCTGAAGAGCCGAAGAAGCGCAAGCCCGTCCGCAACACCCGCCGCGCCGCGCCGCCGGCTGCGAAAGACGCCGCGCCGCCCAAGGAAACGCCCAATGCGTCGGCGGATCCGTTCCAGAACTTGGGCGGCAACTGA